In the genome of Calothrix sp. PCC 6303, the window ATTTAGCCTTTCATTTTTTCGCCTTTAGCGATCGCTTCGTTGATGTCACCCACCAAATAGAAGGCTTGTTCTGGTAAATCATCCAATTCACCAGACAAAATCATCTTAAAGCCCTTGATTGTATCTTCCAACTTCACATATTTTCCAGGGGAACCTGTAAATACTTCAGCCACAAAGAAAGGCTGTGATAAGAAGCGCTCAACCTTACGAGCACGCGCTACGATTAAGCGGTCATCTTCAGATAACTCATCCAAACCAAGAATCGCAATGATATCTTGTAACTCTTTATAACGTTGCAAAGTTGATTGAACTGCCCGTGCTGTATCGTAGTGATCGCCACCAACAATTTCAGGTTGCAACATTGTGGAGGTGGAACCTAATGGATCCACCGCTGGATAAATACCTTTAGAAGCCAAACCACGAGATAATACTGTTGTACCATCCAAGTGAGCAAAGGTAGTAGCAGGTGCGGGGTCAGTTAAGTCATCCGCAGGTACATATACAGCTTGAATCGAAGTGATAGAACCTTCATTTGTGGAGGTAATCCGTTCTTGCAGCGCACCCACGTCGGTACCCAATGTTGGTTGATATCCCACCGCTGAAGGCATTCTACCCAATAGCGCTGAAACTTCAGAACCAGCTTGAACGAAGCGGAAAATGTTATCGACGAACAACAAAACGTCTTGCTTGTTGACATCGCGGAAGTACTCAGCCATTGTCAAACCAGACAAACCAACCCGCATTCTTGCTCCGGGTGGCTCATTCATTTGACCATAGACTAGGGCGATTTTGGATTCATTCAGGTTATCTTTGTTGATTACCCCAGATTCCATCATTTCATTGTAAAGGTCATTTCCTTCACGAGTGCGTTCGCCCACACCCGCAAACACTGACACACCACCGTGTTGGGTAGCAATGTTGTTGATCAATTCCATCATAATAACGGTTTTGCCAACACCAGCACCGCCAAATAGACCAATTTTGCCACCACGACGGTAGGGAGTTAACAAGTCAACAACCTTAATCCCAGTTTCAAACACCGAAGGGCTAGTTTCCAAATCGGTAAATTTGGGAGGATCGCGGTGAATTGGTAGGGTTTCGGTGTTGTTGACAGGTCCACGATTGTCAACAGGTTCGCCAAGAACGTTGAAAATCCGACCCAGCGTGGCTTTACCAACTGGTACGCTGATGGGGGAACCGTTATCATAGGTTTCCATTCCACGTACCAAACCTTCAGTCGAGCTCATAGAAACAGCTCGTACTTGGTTGTCTCCTAGTAACTGCTGTACTTCGCAAGTTACAGAGACTTCCTGTCCGGCTGTGTTAGTGCCTCTGATGGTTAAAGCGTTGTAGATAGGGGGCATTTTGCCGCCGGGGAACTTAACGTCTACAACTGGACCGATAACTTGAGTAATGTAACCAATGTTTGTTTTTTCTGCGGTGGTGACCATGCTGGGTCCTATTGATTGAAGCTAAATTTCAGATAGAGTCGTTTGACGCTTGAATTTCAAGCTATATTCATCTTCCAGAGTAGCACTGAACGACGACAGTCTTACTCATAAATTGATTCTTATGCAGAATAGCCTAAAATCGGCAGCTACGCCAGTGTAGAAGGGGAAAAAACTGCCGTCGGTTTAACTTTTTGTCAATATTAATTTGTATATATAGATACTATCGCTATGATAAGAAAATTGCCCCTGTTACTATTTGTGCCAGGAGCAACGCCATGCCATTTCACTTTGATCTTGAATACAAGCTTGTTGGCTGGTATTTCGGGAATATTTGGGGAATTCCTACCCATTCTTTGCTCCGCGCAGATGGGAAGGGTTTCCTCTCTGCCTCTTCGGTGGAATCCTTAAAAATTTCCTATCCCCACTAGAAAACTCTGATAGCTAAGGCTGGACTACGCACAAACCAACCCCTACCTTTGAAATGATCAGAAAAAAACATTTTAATCGCTGAAGCAGGTTTAGGATAAGATGAACAGAAAATAAACAACCGTTTCGATTGTGAAAATGGACAACAGGCGGGGATAATGGGACTTGAAGAAGCAGCCCAATAGTATTTTGTGTTATTTATTTTTGACCATTGACTTAGAATTTATCTATGATTTCCTCATCAGCGCGGCAATATTTTTATTTGGAAGTTCAGCAGCCTGATGAGTACATTGATTTGGCAAGGGCGGCTTTATATATTGCTCAGGAAGAATATCCCAGTATTGATCCAGAAGAATATTTGAATATTTTAGATACGATGGCTGGTGAATTACAAGAACGTTTGCCAGTCGAACGGTATCCGATGCGGGTAATTCAAACTATAAATCAATATATTTACGGTGATTTAGGCTTTTCTGGGAATAAAGAGACCTATTATGACCCCCGTAATAGTTTTTTAAATGACGTAATTGAGAGACGTTTGGGAATTCCCATCAGTTTGGCGGTGGTATATTTAGAACTTGCTCGCCGAATTAATTTTCCGATGGTGGGGATAGGAATGCCGGGACATTTTCTGATTCGTCCAGATATTCCCAATATGGAAATTTTTGTTGATGCTTTTAATGATGGGGAAATTTTGTTTCTCCAAGATTGTCAAGAAAAACTCAGCCAAATATACCAACAACCTGTAAAGTTACAGCCAGAGTTTTTACCCAAGGTGACAACTAGTCAGATTTTGGCACGGATGTTATCAAACCTCAAATATATCTACTTGAAGCAGCAGGAATTAGAAAAAGCTTTAGCAGCGGTGGAGAGAATTTTGTTAGTGTTTCCAGATACGACTTTGGAATTACGCGATCGCGGTTTGATATTCTACCAGTTAGGTCAGTTCTCCCAAGCCATAAACGATTTGGAAACCTATTTAATTAAGGCACCAGAAGCTGATGATTTGCTAGCAATTCAACGGCTGCTGATGCAAATGGGTAAAGGGCAGTAGAAAACACAGCGAATGCGGTTTCATCAAATTCTCTAATTACATACTCAGATAATCGCTAATTTATCGATTTTTAAAATCTATTAAAGTCTGTAAATAAGCACTAGGTAAACCGATATCAAAACATTTTCCATTCACAAAATAACCCGTCATTGATTCTATTTGACGCAAGCTATCTAAACAAGTAGTCAACTGAAATTCACCTTTCATCCGCTTGTTATTCTGAATATCTTGTTCTAAACAATCAAAAATTGTCGGGGTTAGTGCATATAATCCAAAAATACTTAAAAACTCATCTTCACAAAGTCCATCCATCCTTAAATTTTGATGTGCGTAATCAATGGATGGTTTTTCTGCTATTTGGGTGACGGAAAGTACATCTTTTTGCTGTTGCCAAATACCAGTGACACAACCAACCTGATGTAATGATTCAG includes:
- the atpD gene encoding F0F1 ATP synthase subunit beta, coding for MVTTAEKTNIGYITQVIGPVVDVKFPGGKMPPIYNALTIRGTNTAGQEVSVTCEVQQLLGDNQVRAVSMSSTEGLVRGMETYDNGSPISVPVGKATLGRIFNVLGEPVDNRGPVNNTETLPIHRDPPKFTDLETSPSVFETGIKVVDLLTPYRRGGKIGLFGGAGVGKTVIMMELINNIATQHGGVSVFAGVGERTREGNDLYNEMMESGVINKDNLNESKIALVYGQMNEPPGARMRVGLSGLTMAEYFRDVNKQDVLLFVDNIFRFVQAGSEVSALLGRMPSAVGYQPTLGTDVGALQERITSTNEGSITSIQAVYVPADDLTDPAPATTFAHLDGTTVLSRGLASKGIYPAVDPLGSTSTMLQPEIVGGDHYDTARAVQSTLQRYKELQDIIAILGLDELSEDDRLIVARARKVERFLSQPFFVAEVFTGSPGKYVKLEDTIKGFKMILSGELDDLPEQAFYLVGDINEAIAKGEKMKG
- a CDS encoding SirB1 family protein, producing MISSSARQYFYLEVQQPDEYIDLARAALYIAQEEYPSIDPEEYLNILDTMAGELQERLPVERYPMRVIQTINQYIYGDLGFSGNKETYYDPRNSFLNDVIERRLGIPISLAVVYLELARRINFPMVGIGMPGHFLIRPDIPNMEIFVDAFNDGEILFLQDCQEKLSQIYQQPVKLQPEFLPKVTTSQILARMLSNLKYIYLKQQELEKALAAVERILLVFPDTTLELRDRGLIFYQLGQFSQAINDLETYLIKAPEADDLLAIQRLLMQMGKGQ